One window of Microcoleus vaginatus PCC 9802 genomic DNA carries:
- a CDS encoding CHAT domain-containing protein, which translates to MLAIAATILSTAVVQGQPIVPAPDGTGTTVTPDNGDRLNITGGQTSRDGANLFHSFQQFGLTEGQIANFISNPAIRNILGRVVGGNPSIINGLIQVSGGNSNLFLINPSGIIFGPNASLNLPAAFTATTATNIGFDSGLLNVAGANYYSTLIGTPNTFYFNLSQPGSIINAGPLAVRAGQSISLIGGTVVNTGSLKAPQGNIIVAAVPGENTIRLSQEGHLLSLEIGVVDGGLLAQNGQLSLPLSLPQLLGGAGGNSATGISVNGAGEVVLTAGLSVESGDVAIASSTVNSQNATLSAARNLTLVETQLLTEGNLNLLAGDTVRVRDGNNAFRAIAGGNLTIQGNQNIDILALNYPNPAFQSAGDITLLSNGNVSGDAHFAAGGNLSILTLSGNGGSFVSLFDPIISSEGDVRFGDYTGTSLKVEAKGAIAAGDITITGPDTTLLGSADPDAAVLSGSAALILRSGVSTLANAANLPPNVTAGETFFASPGVASGNSIGVGAISTAGGPVILESGGDIALDAIATSGGNITLKAASDIAVTGTLQSTGGSIDLTAGNLLTVSGTFTDSNGVNVSISSANGTSGGAITIRHAGSTTTPFIVGDATTNGTTGAIASGSETISPQFAVPVPPSTYTQGNIAIITSALSPRPAPTPSPTPEPTPEPIPEPTPSPTPSPTPSPTLAPTSSPTPSPTPEPTPSPTPEPTPSPTPEPTPSPTPEPTPSPTPEPTPSPTPEPISSPITSPAPSPISFPTTSPILVVPPITPEVLAPMPLPTSTPTLSPSVGATFPLPDISITNAIAESGNLNSINRIESLFNYRSDWESEVVQTASPLNRVSPSDITRLIDRGDIPQGSFFLDIFYSEQVGSYINQQIRRDLQSFTAIQQRIRAIASQTGKKPAIIYTLARPEQLDLIIVPPTGLPIHKSIPAAKRETLMQVAGNFRSELLNPRNINTESYLPASQQLYQWIIAPLEADLKAQGIDTLVFSMDTGLRSLPLAALHDGSQFLVEKYSIGLIPSVNLTDTNYESVKNAEVLAMGASQFTNNEPLLAVPAELNAIASEWKGESFLNQTFTLNNLRSQRRAQAYRIIHLATHGEFKSGVPSNSYIQLSDTRLTLDRVRELGWNQPPKVELLVLSACKTAVGDEGVELGFAGLAVQAGVKSVLASLWYVSDEGTLGLMAEFYHELKLAPIKAEALRQAQIAMLKGQVRIENGRLIFSNLNKELELPPELAKLGNENLFHPYYWSGFTMIGSPW; encoded by the coding sequence ATGCTAGCGATCGCAGCCACTATTTTGAGTACAGCGGTGGTACAAGGACAACCCATTGTTCCCGCACCTGATGGCACTGGCACTACTGTCACGCCTGACAACGGCGATCGCTTGAATATCACTGGTGGCCAAACTTCTAGAGATGGAGCGAATCTTTTCCACAGTTTTCAACAGTTTGGGCTTACCGAAGGGCAGATTGCTAATTTTATCTCTAATCCCGCTATTCGCAATATCTTAGGACGGGTAGTAGGAGGCAATCCTTCTATTATTAATGGTTTAATTCAAGTAAGTGGTGGCAATTCCAACCTATTTTTAATCAATCCTTCGGGCATTATCTTTGGCCCTAATGCTAGCTTGAATCTTCCGGCTGCTTTTACAGCTACTACTGCTACTAACATCGGTTTTGATTCGGGTTTGCTCAATGTTGCCGGAGCGAACTATTACAGTACGCTGATAGGAACTCCGAACACTTTTTACTTTAATCTCAGCCAACCGGGAAGTATCATCAATGCAGGTCCTTTAGCAGTCAGGGCGGGGCAAAGTATAAGTTTAATTGGCGGCACAGTTGTCAACACTGGTTCCCTCAAGGCTCCCCAAGGTAATATTATTGTCGCTGCTGTTCCCGGTGAGAATACTATTCGGCTTAGTCAAGAAGGACATTTATTAAGTTTAGAAATAGGGGTTGTTGACGGGGGATTGTTGGCACAGAATGGGCAATTATCTCTGCCTTTGTCTCTTCCGCAATTGCTTGGGGGCGCAGGTGGAAACTCTGCTACTGGTATCTCCGTTAACGGTGCAGGAGAAGTGGTTTTGACGGCGGGTTTGAGCGTGGAAAGCGGGGATGTTGCGATCGCTAGTTCTACTGTTAATAGTCAGAATGCTACACTCTCGGCAGCACGTAATCTCACTTTGGTAGAAACCCAGCTACTTACTGAGGGTAATTTGAATCTATTGGCAGGAGATACGGTGCGGGTGAGGGATGGAAATAACGCTTTCAGGGCGATCGCAGGCGGCAATCTTACTATACAAGGTAATCAAAATATTGATATCTTGGCGCTAAATTACCCTAACCCTGCATTCCAATCCGCAGGGGATATCACATTATTGAGCAATGGCAATGTTTCCGGTGATGCTCACTTCGCTGCGGGAGGTAATCTAAGTATTCTCACATTGTCTGGCAACGGCGGCAGTTTTGTGAGTTTGTTCGACCCGATTATTAGCTCCGAGGGAGATGTAAGATTTGGTGATTATACTGGAACCTCACTTAAGGTAGAAGCAAAAGGCGCGATCGCGGCCGGAGATATTACCATCACTGGGCCAGATACTACTTTGTTGGGTTCCGCCGATCCAGATGCGGCGGTGCTTTCAGGTAGTGCAGCTTTAATTCTGCGATCGGGCGTTTCGACTCTGGCGAATGCTGCGAATCTGCCGCCGAATGTCACCGCAGGGGAGACATTTTTTGCTTCACCCGGTGTTGCTTCGGGCAATAGCATCGGAGTGGGAGCGATTTCGACAGCAGGCGGGCCTGTGATTTTGGAATCAGGAGGGGACATTGCGCTGGATGCGATCGCCACTTCTGGGGGCAATATTACTCTCAAAGCTGCTAGCGACATCGCCGTTACAGGCACTCTTCAGTCTACTGGCGGCAGTATTGACCTCACGGCTGGCAATCTTCTCACAGTCAGCGGCACTTTTACAGATAGTAACGGTGTAAATGTGAGCATTTCCAGCGCTAATGGCACAAGTGGCGGCGCGATTACTATTCGCCACGCGGGGAGCACTACTACACCTTTTATTGTCGGCGATGCGACAACGAATGGGACGACGGGAGCGATCGCATCAGGTTCCGAGACAATTTCGCCACAGTTTGCGGTGCCGGTGCCGCCTAGCACTTACACTCAGGGCAATATTGCTATCATTACTTCCGCGCTATCGCCAAGGCCGGCACCGACACCCTCGCCAACGCCGGAACCGACACCGGAACCAATTCCGGAACCGACACCATCGCCGACACCATCGCCGACGCCATCTCCAACATTGGCACCGACATCATCGCCAACACCATCTCCAACGCCGGAACCAACACCATCTCCAACGCCGGAACCAACACCATCTCCAACGCCGGAACCAACACCATCTCCAACACCGGAACCAACACCATCTCCAACACCGGAACCAACACCATCTCCAACACCGGAACCTATATCATCTCCAATAACATCACCCGCGCCATCGCCCATATCATTTCCAACAACATCACCGATATTGGTTGTGCCCCCCATTACGCCTGAAGTGCTAGCGCCGATGCCATTGCCAACTTCGACACCCACTCTATCTCCGTCTGTGGGTGCCACCTTCCCTTTACCCGATATTTCAATTACCAACGCGATCGCCGAATCTGGCAACCTGAATAGCATTAATAGAATTGAATCTCTTTTTAACTACAGATCCGATTGGGAAAGCGAAGTTGTTCAAACGGCATCGCCTCTAAATAGAGTTAGCCCCAGCGATATCACACGACTGATCGATAGAGGCGATATTCCTCAAGGCAGTTTCTTTCTTGATATCTTCTATAGTGAACAAGTGGGGTCATACATTAACCAACAAATCAGGCGGGATTTGCAATCTTTTACGGCCATACAGCAAAGAATTAGAGCGATCGCTAGCCAAACTGGTAAAAAACCGGCTATTATCTACACCTTAGCCCGCCCTGAACAATTAGACCTGATCATCGTTCCCCCTACAGGCCTCCCAATTCACAAAAGCATCCCCGCAGCTAAGCGCGAAACTTTGATGCAAGTGGCCGGCAATTTCAGATCGGAACTCCTTAATCCCAGAAACATCAATACTGAGAGCTATTTGCCAGCATCCCAACAACTTTACCAGTGGATAATTGCTCCCTTGGAAGCTGATTTGAAAGCTCAGGGCATCGATACGCTAGTTTTTAGTATGGATACGGGGTTGCGATCGCTCCCCTTAGCCGCCCTCCATGACGGTTCCCAATTTCTAGTAGAAAAGTACAGCATCGGACTCATTCCCAGCGTCAACTTGACCGATACCAATTATGAAAGCGTTAAAAATGCTGAAGTTTTAGCAATGGGAGCCTCGCAATTTACCAATAACGAACCCTTGCTAGCAGTGCCTGCAGAACTTAACGCTATTGCCTCCGAATGGAAAGGCGAATCTTTCCTTAATCAAACCTTTACTCTCAATAATCTCAGGTCGCAACGCCGCGCCCAAGCCTATCGAATTATTCACCTCGCCACTCACGGAGAGTTTAAGTCAGGAGTACCGAGCAATTCTTACATTCAGTTATCAGACACCAGGCTAACACTCGATCGCGTGCGCGAACTAGGCTGGAATCAGCCGCCTAAAGTTGAGCTATTGGTGTTGAGCGCTTGTAAAACTGCTGTGGGTGATGAGGGCGTGGAATTAGGCTTTGCGGGGCTAGCTGTGCAAGCAGGGGTGAAATCAGTTTTGGCAAGTCTTTGGTACGTCAGCGATGAAGGTACTTTAGGGTTAATGGCTGAATTTTACCATGAGTTAAAACTCGCGCCTATTAAAGCCGAAGCCTTACGGCAGGCTCAAATCGCCATGCTCAAAGGTCAAGTTCGCATTGAAAATGGCCGTTTAATTTTCTCAAACTTAAATAAGGAGTTAGAATTGCCACCTGAATTAGCTAAACTAGGTAATGAAAATCTCTTCCATCCTTATTATTGGTCGGGCTTTACAATGATTGGGAGTCCTTGGTAA
- a CDS encoding serine/threonine-protein kinase PknK, translated as MLSIPGVTVVTLLYESANSLVYRAIREADNQPIILKLLKESYPTPQELVRYRTEYRITRELKEAGVVQVYDLQKYQNSLVMFVEDFGGESLKVWMQQRKFSLKEFLQIAIATTEILGQIHRAHIIHKDINPSNIVYNPETEQLKIIDFGIATQLTRENPTIKSPNILEGTLAYMSPEQTGRMNRILDYRTDFYSLGITFYELLTNKLPFETPDALELVHCHIAKQPLPPSDINSEIPQVVSNIVIKLMAKTAEERYQSSFGVKADLENCLNQLQNLNIILSFPIANQDICDKFQVPQKLYGREQEIEILLTAFERVTSQSELMLVSGYSGIGKSALVQELYKPVTEKRGYFISGKFDQYQRNIPYSAIVTAFQKLINQLLSETEAQLQEWREKLQAALGNNGQVIVEVIPEVELIIGKQPAVPDLGPNASQNRFNLVFQNFIKVFTKAEHPLALFIDDLQWADGASLKLMQLLMSRGRASIGLFLIGAYRDNEVGSAHPLILAIEEIAKSGAIINRIFLAPFELLTVSQFISDTLNSSESAAKPLAELVLFKTGGNPFFMNEFLKSLYTENLLEFDFQTLSWQWQLGQIHARGFTDNVVELMARKIQKLPKNTQEVLKLAACIGNQFDLKTLELVAGYSLKDTVSHLYPAVTESLVVPFGNIGDVELAIAATEFLACPLPTTQSPFLEYKFVHDRIQQAASSLIPEDTKQAVHLQMGQILLKDTPPDKREEKIFDIVNQLNFGTELITSRAEKDELAHLNLIAGKKAKLSAAYQPALNYLQVGIGLLAADSWQQRYDLTLSLYEEAAEVAYLNAEFDLMKIFIEAVLLQAKKVLDKVKVYEVKIIADTAHSQFDDAIASGLEVLKLLGVRLPKQPKKLDILWGMLRTKRTVGLRPIASLVDLPTISDPDLKAAMRILTTIVSATYSAAPLLFPLIVLKLVNLSIKWGNASESAFAYSCYGMILCSVVGDIENGYQFGQLALNLLSRLNARVVKGRTEMVVHGIIQHWIDPVKKTLNPLRETYAVALETGDLEFAAYSAYHYYYHAFLSGSELAQLELDMATYAQVIRQMGQEKAVDMHNVYHQAVLNLQGLAKNSCYLIGKAFDEEVMQPALQSRNDRTAICSLYFNKLMLCFLFGEYAQAVENASAAEDYLDGVTGHLTVPQFYFYDSLARLAVATDAEQAERKPLTRRVLHNQKKMQKWAKYAPMNNSHKYLLVEAELCRVQAQNALAMDYYDRAISLAKENEYINEAAIAYELAAKFYLSTGKKLTARAYMQEARY; from the coding sequence ATGTTGTCGATTCCAGGCGTTACCGTTGTGACACTTCTCTATGAAAGCGCCAACTCTCTCGTTTACCGAGCGATTCGGGAAGCAGATAACCAGCCGATTATCCTCAAACTGCTCAAAGAAAGCTACCCCACACCTCAAGAATTAGTGCGCTACCGCACCGAATACCGCATCACCCGAGAGTTGAAAGAGGCGGGAGTCGTGCAGGTTTATGACTTGCAAAAATACCAAAACAGCCTCGTGATGTTTGTGGAGGACTTTGGCGGCGAATCCTTGAAAGTTTGGATGCAGCAGCGGAAGTTTAGTCTCAAGGAGTTTCTGCAAATTGCGATCGCCACAACTGAAATTTTAGGCCAAATTCACCGCGCCCACATCATCCACAAAGATATTAACCCTTCTAATATTGTTTACAACCCGGAAACGGAACAATTAAAAATTATTGACTTTGGCATTGCGACTCAGTTAACGCGGGAAAACCCTACGATTAAAAGCCCCAACATTTTGGAAGGCACTCTCGCCTATATGTCACCGGAACAAACCGGACGAATGAACCGCATTTTAGATTATCGAACCGATTTTTACTCTCTCGGCATTACTTTTTACGAATTGTTGACCAATAAGCTGCCTTTTGAGACACCAGATGCGCTCGAATTAGTCCACTGTCATATCGCTAAACAGCCATTACCACCCTCTGATATAAATTCAGAAATTCCCCAAGTAGTTTCAAATATTGTAATTAAATTAATGGCGAAAACGGCCGAAGAGCGATATCAAAGTTCTTTCGGAGTTAAAGCGGATTTGGAAAACTGCTTAAATCAATTACAGAACCTAAATATAATATTATCTTTTCCAATTGCCAATCAAGACATTTGTGATAAATTTCAAGTCCCGCAAAAACTCTATGGCAGAGAGCAAGAAATCGAAATTTTACTAACCGCTTTTGAGCGGGTTACATCCCAAAGCGAATTAATGCTCGTTAGTGGATATTCCGGCATCGGTAAATCAGCTTTGGTGCAGGAACTCTACAAACCAGTTACCGAGAAGCGGGGGTATTTTATCTCGGGAAAATTTGACCAGTACCAGCGCAACATTCCCTACAGCGCCATCGTTACAGCGTTTCAAAAATTAATCAACCAATTGTTAAGCGAAACGGAAGCACAGCTTCAAGAGTGGCGTGAAAAACTTCAAGCTGCCTTGGGGAACAATGGGCAAGTGATTGTCGAGGTAATTCCTGAAGTAGAGTTGATAATTGGCAAACAGCCTGCCGTGCCAGATCTCGGCCCCAACGCGTCTCAGAATCGCTTTAATTTAGTCTTTCAAAACTTTATTAAAGTGTTTACTAAAGCCGAACATCCCCTAGCATTATTTATCGATGATTTGCAGTGGGCGGATGGCGCTTCTCTGAAATTAATGCAACTGCTGATGAGCCGGGGCCGGGCATCAATCGGCTTGTTTTTAATTGGGGCGTATCGGGATAACGAGGTGGGATCTGCTCATCCGTTAATACTGGCAATCGAGGAAATTGCTAAAAGTGGGGCAATTATTAACCGGATTTTCTTGGCACCTTTCGAGTTACTGACTGTTAGTCAATTTATTTCAGATACTCTCAATAGCTCTGAGAGTGCAGCAAAGCCCCTAGCCGAGTTGGTGCTTTTTAAAACCGGGGGCAATCCGTTTTTTATGAATGAGTTTCTCAAGTCCCTTTATACGGAAAATTTACTAGAATTTGACTTTCAGACATTGAGTTGGCAGTGGCAGTTAGGGCAAATTCACGCGCGAGGCTTTACTGATAACGTTGTCGAACTAATGGCACGCAAAATTCAAAAACTGCCAAAAAATACGCAAGAAGTGTTAAAGTTAGCTGCCTGCATCGGCAATCAATTTGACTTAAAGACCCTGGAGTTAGTCGCCGGATACTCGCTAAAAGATACAGTCAGCCATCTGTATCCAGCAGTTACTGAGAGTCTAGTTGTGCCGTTCGGGAATATAGGGGATGTGGAATTAGCGATCGCGGCGACAGAATTTCTCGCTTGCCCCTTACCAACGACCCAATCCCCATTTTTAGAATACAAATTTGTTCACGACCGGATTCAGCAGGCAGCTTCTTCTCTGATTCCCGAGGACACAAAGCAAGCAGTACATTTGCAAATGGGACAGATCCTGCTAAAAGATACTCCGCCTGACAAACGAGAAGAAAAAATATTTGATATTGTTAATCAACTGAATTTCGGCACCGAGTTAATCACTTCTAGAGCAGAGAAAGATGAACTGGCACATTTAAACCTCATAGCAGGCAAGAAAGCGAAACTATCGGCAGCGTATCAGCCCGCATTAAATTATTTGCAAGTTGGCATAGGACTGTTGGCAGCCGATAGTTGGCAGCAACGGTACGATCTCACTCTCTCGCTTTACGAAGAAGCCGCTGAAGTTGCCTATCTTAATGCAGAGTTTGATTTAATGAAAATATTTATTGAAGCAGTGTTATTACAAGCAAAAAAAGTATTAGATAAAGTAAAAGTTTATGAAGTAAAAATTATTGCAGACACTGCCCATAGCCAGTTTGATGACGCGATCGCAAGTGGATTAGAAGTGCTTAAATTGCTGGGAGTAAGATTGCCCAAACAGCCCAAAAAACTCGATATTTTATGGGGAATGCTGCGAACAAAACGGACAGTAGGACTTCGACCCATTGCCAGCTTAGTTGACCTGCCAACAATTAGCGACCCTGACCTTAAAGCAGCGATGCGTATTTTAACTACGATCGTCTCTGCTACTTACTCGGCTGCACCGCTGCTGTTCCCACTGATTGTGTTGAAACTGGTCAACTTATCCATCAAATGGGGCAATGCTTCTGAATCTGCTTTTGCCTATAGTTGCTATGGGATGATTCTCTGTAGCGTTGTCGGTGATATAGAGAATGGCTATCAATTTGGTCAACTCGCCCTCAACTTGCTCTCCCGGCTTAATGCAAGAGTTGTTAAAGGTAGGACAGAGATGGTAGTACATGGCATAATTCAACACTGGATAGATCCTGTAAAGAAAACGTTGAACCCACTGCGGGAAACTTACGCGGTTGCACTGGAAACTGGAGATTTAGAATTTGCAGCCTATTCAGCTTACCACTACTACTACCATGCCTTTCTGAGCGGCTCCGAATTGGCGCAACTGGAGTTAGATATGGCGACCTATGCTCAGGTCATTCGTCAAATGGGGCAAGAAAAAGCTGTTGATATGCACAATGTATATCATCAAGCAGTCCTCAACTTGCAAGGGCTAGCCAAAAATTCCTGTTATTTGATTGGCAAAGCTTTCGACGAGGAGGTGATGCAACCTGCGCTTCAAAGCAGAAATGACCGCACTGCCATTTGCTCTTTGTACTTCAATAAGTTAATGCTTTGCTTTTTATTTGGTGAGTACGCTCAGGCCGTGGAAAATGCCTCAGCAGCCGAAGATTACCTAGATGGGGTTACAGGACATCTTACCGTTCCTCAATTCTACTTTTATGATTCTCTAGCGCGTCTGGCAGTGGCTACTGATGCTGAGCAAGCCGAGCGAAAGCCCCTTACGAGAAGGGTGCTTCACAACCAGAAAAAGATGCAAAAATGGGCAAAGTATGCCCCGATGAATAACTCGCATAAATATCTGCTCGTAGAGGCTGAACTTTGTCGGGTGCAAGCCCAAAATGCTCTTGCAATGGATTATTACGATCGCGCCATTTCCCTCGCCAAAGAAAACGAATACATTAATGAAGCTGCCATTGCTTACGAACTGGCCGCTAAGTTTTATCTATCCACAGGTAAAAAACTGACAGCGAGAGCTTATATGCAGGAAGCGCGTTACTAA
- a CDS encoding alpha-ketoglutarate-dependent dioxygenase AlkB, with protein MYTQLSLWEEPKAESQKHGQQLSLPDAEVIMYRDFFNNNESNEIFAELYGTINWKQEVTLLFGKQVAIPRLTAWYGDAGKSYTYSNIKMEPNLWTPTLITIKSKIEAIAGTVFNSVLLNLYRDGKDSVAWHSDDESELGENPAIGSVSFGATRRFMLRHKYQKEMKLEIQLTPGSFLLMKGQTQHFWQHQIPKAAKVTEPRINLTFRKVS; from the coding sequence ATGTATACTCAACTTTCATTATGGGAAGAGCCAAAAGCAGAAAGCCAGAAGCATGGTCAGCAATTATCTCTGCCAGATGCCGAAGTAATCATGTACCGCGACTTCTTCAATAACAATGAGAGCAACGAGATATTTGCGGAATTGTACGGCACTATTAATTGGAAGCAAGAGGTGACTCTGCTTTTTGGCAAGCAAGTCGCTATACCGCGACTTACCGCATGGTACGGAGATGCAGGTAAATCTTACACTTACTCCAACATAAAAATGGAGCCTAATCTATGGACACCTACACTCATAACAATCAAATCTAAAATAGAAGCAATAGCAGGTACAGTTTTTAACAGCGTGTTGCTTAATCTATATCGCGACGGCAAAGATAGTGTAGCTTGGCACAGTGATGATGAATCAGAACTTGGTGAAAACCCAGCGATCGGTTCTGTAAGTTTTGGGGCTACTCGTCGTTTTATGCTCAGGCACAAATACCAAAAAGAAATGAAATTAGAAATTCAATTAACTCCTGGAAGCTTCCTGCTGATGAAAGGACAAACCCAGCATTTTTGGCAACACCAAATCCCGAAAGCAGCCAAAGTTACTGAACCAAGAATCAACCTTACTTTCAGGAAAGTAAGCTAA
- a CDS encoding peptidase T, producing the protein MVLSIIVHGGAKTISEEKVAANNAGCTAAAEAGWEVLARGGTAAEAVEAAIRVLEADQTFNAGFGSVLNNQGEVELDAAIMEGGSLAWGALANVQGVRHPISVARKIMDKKPMFLVADHAEHFAAENGAEMSAKEDLIADEQQEEWEEEKEVLDRPNTVGCVALDSSGTLVAGTSTGGTMNKPAGRVGDSAIIGSGLFAENKRGGCSTTGDGESIMPVVLAKTAIDILASGKHPDEAAQIAIETLASKVAGEAGCILIDPQGRVGWAHNSTDMACAYRTEEMDKVAVFTKKKQLVHH; encoded by the coding sequence ATGGTATTGAGTATTATTGTTCACGGTGGAGCAAAAACCATCTCCGAAGAGAAGGTTGCAGCAAACAATGCAGGCTGTACCGCAGCAGCAGAAGCTGGTTGGGAAGTGCTGGCAAGGGGGGGTACAGCAGCAGAAGCTGTTGAGGCCGCTATCCGGGTTCTGGAAGCTGACCAGACATTTAACGCAGGCTTTGGATCAGTTCTCAACAACCAGGGAGAGGTAGAGCTAGACGCAGCAATAATGGAAGGCGGTTCATTAGCTTGGGGAGCGCTCGCCAATGTTCAAGGCGTGCGCCATCCCATCTCGGTGGCGCGAAAGATTATGGATAAAAAACCCATGTTCTTAGTAGCGGATCACGCAGAACATTTTGCAGCAGAAAATGGAGCCGAGATGTCTGCAAAAGAAGACTTAATCGCGGATGAGCAACAGGAAGAGTGGGAGGAGGAAAAAGAAGTTCTTGACCGCCCCAATACGGTTGGTTGTGTAGCTTTGGATAGTAGTGGCACCTTAGTTGCCGGTACCTCAACAGGCGGCACTATGAATAAGCCCGCCGGTCGCGTCGGCGACAGCGCCATTATCGGCTCAGGCTTGTTTGCTGAAAATAAACGCGGCGGTTGCTCGACCACAGGCGATGGCGAGTCGATTATGCCAGTAGTTCTGGCTAAAACGGCGATCGACATTCTAGCGTCCGGCAAGCACCCAGATGAAGCAGCGCAGATCGCAATTGAGACTCTGGCATCTAAGGTGGCAGGAGAAGCTGGGTGCATCCTCATAGACCCTCAAGGGCGGGTTGGCTGGGCGCATAACTCAACCGACATGGCTTGTGCTTATAGAACCGAAGAAATGGACAAGGTGGCTGTGTTCACTAAGAAAAAACAACTCGTCCATCATTGA
- a CDS encoding ATP-grasp domain-containing protein, whose translation MNSTYDFPYFQGNSLSDLFAPDITDARYAFILNYPATASWAAYPNREKYFIQDGSSEATKTSFDKIGQKEPWKNLAVLGDAIPGIVINSPPKSLMDYWREHFGFSYSSMEMIDCSTYLEDLSVSDRFDKLLTLFPFDNLKPEKHAVHPDIHYHLLSKATLAELGVQCPKYQTYNLHEVNLESIQLPEKFPYLIKASHGLSGEGTYIIKSASDLNYCLQEVRKYLDIKLLDTIIVSEFVKNEVQNYCVQFYVSKTGNITLIGTTSQLVTPEGSYLGGLIHYRETDMSRFFEMIAAIGKYAHQQGYFGVIGFDVLEDSEGQLYAIDANFRVNGSTPLCLQRHTLLGRGKEVAKYSSDCRMDGTLESILVTLKPELERKDLIILSALEKVKYGKIYTEIYGIVAGEDMNDMQHIEENLHSKGLHQLG comes from the coding sequence ATGAACTCAACATACGACTTTCCTTACTTTCAGGGTAATTCTCTTTCCGATTTGTTTGCTCCCGACATCACAGATGCACGTTATGCGTTCATCCTAAATTATCCTGCAACTGCGAGTTGGGCTGCTTACCCCAACAGGGAAAAATACTTTATTCAAGACGGCAGCAGTGAAGCCACCAAAACTTCTTTCGACAAGATTGGCCAGAAGGAACCTTGGAAAAATCTGGCTGTGTTAGGCGATGCCATCCCAGGGATTGTGATTAATTCGCCGCCGAAGTCGCTGATGGACTATTGGCGGGAGCATTTTGGCTTCAGCTACAGCAGTATGGAGATGATAGACTGCTCAACTTATCTCGAAGATCTCAGCGTAAGCGATCGCTTTGACAAACTCCTCACTCTCTTTCCCTTCGACAATCTCAAACCCGAAAAACACGCCGTCCATCCTGACATCCACTACCACTTGCTCAGCAAAGCAACGCTAGCCGAATTAGGCGTGCAATGTCCGAAATACCAAACCTACAATCTGCACGAAGTCAATCTCGAAAGCATTCAGTTACCCGAGAAATTCCCCTACTTAATTAAAGCATCCCACGGACTTTCTGGAGAAGGCACTTATATTATCAAAAGCGCCAGCGATCTCAACTACTGCTTGCAGGAAGTGAGGAAATATCTTGATATTAAGTTGCTGGATACGATTATTGTCTCGGAATTCGTCAAGAATGAAGTGCAGAACTATTGCGTGCAGTTCTATGTAAGCAAAACGGGAAATATCACGCTTATCGGCACTACCAGCCAACTTGTAACCCCAGAGGGCAGCTATTTAGGGGGACTAATTCACTACCGCGAAACCGACATGAGTAGGTTTTTTGAGATGATTGCCGCTATTGGTAAATATGCTCACCAACAGGGTTATTTCGGTGTTATTGGTTTCGACGTGCTAGAAGACTCTGAGGGACAGTTGTATGCCATCGATGCCAATTTCCGAGTTAATGGCTCGACTCCGCTTTGCTTACAGCGCCATACCCTACTGGGGCGGGGAAAGGAGGTGGCTAAATATTCCAGTGACTGCCGAATGGACGGGACTTTAGAATCGATTCTTGTCACCCTGAAACCCGAACTCGAGCGCAAGGACTTGATAATCTTGTCAGCTTTAGAGAAGGTTAAATACGGAAAAATCTACACGGAAATTTACGGGATAGTTGCGGGTGAGGATATGAATGACATGCAGCACATTGAGGAGAATTTGCACAGTAAGGGATTGCACCAATTGGGTTAA
- a CDS encoding universal stress protein has protein sequence MVLNTVLVAIDNSELAERVLQVVGQFQLEPTAKVILVHVVSSGTSDFDAVVDRPHAQGDEIAYREVEKLLQSYQEKLPCQSDLEIVSGQPAEEILRLANIYKADLIAIGCRGLTGLKRILEGSVSAEVVAEAPCSVLVVRAR, from the coding sequence ATGGTATTGAATACTGTTTTGGTAGCGATCGACAATTCAGAGCTTGCAGAACGAGTTTTGCAAGTTGTAGGACAATTTCAGCTAGAACCGACGGCAAAGGTGATTCTAGTTCATGTTGTGAGTTCTGGTACGTCGGATTTTGACGCGGTTGTCGATCGACCTCACGCTCAGGGAGATGAGATTGCTTACCGAGAGGTGGAGAAGTTACTGCAATCTTATCAGGAAAAGTTGCCTTGCCAGAGCGATTTAGAAATTGTTTCCGGACAGCCCGCAGAGGAAATTTTGCGTTTGGCTAATATTTATAAGGCGGATTTAATTGCGATCGGCTGCCGGGGTTTGACTGGTTTAAAGCGAATTTTGGAGGGCTCGGTGAGTGCTGAGGTTGTCGCTGAGGCTCCTTGTTCGGTGTTGGTGGTGCGGGCGAGATGA